From Osmerus eperlanus unplaced genomic scaffold, fOsmEpe2.1 SCAFFOLD_87, whole genome shotgun sequence, one genomic window encodes:
- the LOC134016429 gene encoding genetic suppressor element 1-like: MGDPDGSSPLCSMSHEPKSPSLGMISTATRTTATVSPLTPSPLNGSIVANGSPAAQSAHSGFAAALRKLAKQAEEPR; the protein is encoded by the exons ATGGGAGATCCAGACGGCTCATCTCCTTTGTGCA gcatGAGCCATGAGCCAAAGTCACCTTCCTTAGGAATGATCTCCACGGCAACGCGCACCACGGCGACGGtgagccccctcaccccctcacccctcaacgGCTCCATCGTAGCCAATGGGAGCCCGGCTGCACAGTCTGCTCACTCGGGATTCGCTGCCGCTCTCCGCAAGCTCGCCAAGCAGGCAGAGGAGCCCAGAG